From the genome of Setaria viridis chromosome 1, Setaria_viridis_v4.0, whole genome shotgun sequence:
GACACACTGCTCTCCACCCTGCAAAACTACGGCCTTCGTCCCCAACTCTAGCCGGTTTAGAGCCATTTGAAGAGGATGCCACCATGAGTGGCAAAGAAGGGGGCGAACACGAGGGACTCGACCGCCATGAGCTTGATAAGGATGTTCAGAGAGGGGCCAGACGTGTCCTTGAGAGGATCTCCAATGGTGTCACCAATGACAGCCGCCTTGTGAGGGTCAGAACCTTTCGGGCCAAGGGTCCTGGCATGCTCTGAAACTCCAGCCTGAACAAACCAAAGATCAAAATGTTTTTAGATTTTAGTAGAGGCATTTCTCAATACCTTTTTACAGTAGGTAATATGCAGATTCAGACGGAAGCAATGGTTGGTAAATTCTGTGTAATTTTACCTCAATGTACTTCTTGGCATTGTCCCAGGCACCACCAGTGTTGGATGCAGAGATGGCAATCTGAAAAAAATGAAACGGATTAAGGAAAAAACTTGAATGCAACTATCATGCCAAAATTTGAGAAGAACTCTCACCAACCTGAACACCAGAGACGAGAGCACCAGCAAGGACTCCAGAGAGGGTCTCAACCCCAAACAAAATCCCAACGATCAATGGGGTGAGCATAACAAGAGCACCCGGGGGAATCATCTCCTTGATGGATGCATCAGTGGAGATCTTCACACAGGTTGCATAATCCGGCTTTGTGGTGCCCTCCATGAGCCCCGGGATGGTGTTGAACTGCCGGCGGACTTCCTCCACCATCTTGAGTGCAGCACTGCCTACACTCTTCATGGTCATTGCTGAGAACCAGTATGGGAGCATAGCACCAACAATAAGTCCAATGAATACTTTAGGAGACAGAACATCAACAGTGGAGATAGCAGCCCGGCTCACAAAGGCACCGAAGAGTGCAAGTGACACCAAGGCTGCAGAGCCAATGGCAAAACCCTGCAAATACAAAACCATAAGATATTTTTTCTAGGATAAACTAATCACACTGAAGGTGGTACAAAAATGatctaaaaagaaaaggtgCACTTTCTAGGGGGTGTCCAATCTCTTTGACCAAACCACGAGTAAAATATGAACTATGTATGGCCCTAACCAAATTTGTAAATGAAAACAACAAGagaactgattttttttaaacttgCCAGACAATCAGAACTGTTATACAACAAGGGCAGGCACATGTCTACCTTTCCAATTGCAGCAGTGGTGTTTCCTGCAGCATCTAGAGCATCGGTCCTCTCACGAATTCTATGGCTCATGCCAGCCATTTCAGCTATTCCTCCAGCGTTATCACTGATAGGGCCATATGCATCAATAGCAAGACCTGTGGCAATGGTGCTCAGCATTCCAAGAGCAGCCACAGCGACGCCATACATGGCGGCAAGGCTGAAGCTGAGGAAGATACTAAAAGCAATAGCAAAAATAGGTATAATGACTGATTTGTATCCCAAAGCAAGCCCAAAAATGACATTGGTGGCAGCTCCAGTTCTGCAGGAATCAGCAACATCTTGTACAGGGCTGAAATGGAAAACAACAAAGATGTCATATGTTGGAAGCAGAGAATGAAGGCTACCTCCATACTCACTGACAAGAAAAAATCGCTGATACCTGTAGGCATTGCTTGTGTAGTACTCAGTGACAAAACCAATGACTAGGCCAGCCCAGAGACCAACCGCCACACACAAAAACAATTGCCTGATAAATTTCAATAAGAATGAGACTGAAATACACAGTTGCTGTGTAACAAAATCAACAATTAGCCACCCAAATACTAACTGTCACACATAAGAACAGCTGCCTGATAAATTTAAAGTATACTGAGATTGTAATATGAAGTTTATATTAAACAAAATTTCAATGGCCAATCCAAAATTGCTTACCAGCTTTGCACTGTCTTCTGGACTCCAAAATTAAAAATGGTGAAGGTGTACGGGAGGCCTAGCCAACTGATGAGTGCAATGCCAATAGTCATCACAACAGTggaaattataagttgtttctTCAGAGCAGGCTCTATTTCATTCACAGCCTTTATCTCAAAGAAATCAGTTGCAAACAGTGTTGTTATGAGACATGCTATAATACCCACAGAGCTGACAAGAAGAGGGTACACCATAGGAGTAAATTCATGGTTGATTCCAAAAGATGAGATTGAGGCCACAACAAGAGCAGCACATGATGATTCGGCATATGAGCCAAAGAGATCCGATCCCATCCCAGCAATATCTCCAACATTATCACCAACATTGTCCGCAATGACCTGCATGTATAACAAGGGATCATCCTTACAAGGCTACACCATGGTTCAGACGCCAACCTATTCCCATAGCAAGCAAAATGCAGTGCTATATGCTATAACCAAAAGCAAGTACGAACACTAAGCAATTGAAGTGTAACAAGATAGCACTTAACAATTGGAACTTTTCAGAACTTGTGAAAAAATTCTTACAGCTGGGTTTCTTGGATCATCCTCAGGAATGTTCCTTTCAACCTTCCCGACAAGGTCAGCACCAACATCAGCAGCCTTAGTATAAATACCACCACCAACGCGGCCAAAAAGAGCCATAGAAGAACCACCAAGGCCATAGCCGGTAATAGCCTCAAAAAGACCTTCCCAGTCATCACCATAATAGATCCCAAACAAATTGATAGCAATGTAAAGAACCAAAAGACCGCTGGCAGCAAGCAGGAAGCCCATAACAGCACCAGATCGGAAGGCAGTAATAAATGCTTTCCCAACACCCTTTCTGGCCTCTAAAGTTGTCCTGGCATTTGCATAAGTTGCAATCTTCATTCCAAGAAAGCCAGACACCAGTGAGGTGACTGCACCAAGCACAAAAGCAATAGTACTGAAGATGGCATTCGCAAGAGCAGGCTTGCAAATCTTGTCCTTGCTGTAGTGGCAAGGCTGACTCTTTGTGCTGAATCCCTCAACGGACCCAAGGAAGAGGAATATAAGTATTGCAAAGATGCCCATGAATAATCCAACGTACTTGTACTCAGTGAAAAGGAAAGATGTTGCTCCTGTTCATAACAAAGTAAGAAACAGGATGGCAAGTGATTATAGCAGTTGCAGACAATGTATTCatgctttctaaataaaaactTGAAATGAGTAAAGAATGTCACAACAACAATATCGACTCTGAACTACCAATAAATATGAGTGTGATGCTATTATACAACAAACACCTCTAAATAATGAAAGTTTTGAGGATTTGCCATCATGTTCTGTGCTTGAGGATTGCCACTCAATCACCACATGACAGTGACACAATGGAGTGCAAAATCCCGGAATGACCTCAACTTCTATGTGCACGAATATATTCACTCAATGAGGAAGATAGAAGTTATTCAAAACAGTTCTACCATGCTGACACGGTTATGAACATACACCATATTTCTCTATTATTAACACACAGATGCGCAAATTTTCATCACAGTCCTTGCACTTGACTTTGGAGTGTGAATAAGTTGATGAATTTACATACTTTAGTTAGCCAtcctgacaaaaaaaaatattcgaATTAAGATTCTGGCGATAGCTTAGCTACTACCAGTTTTCCACTTCTATGTTGTCACGGTCAACAACAGCACAAGGAAATGGGTCAGCATCAAACCAACTGGAACAAAGAACTACAGACAAATGGTAAACAGTGACAGCAGCCTGAAGGACAAATTAATCTGGTACTAATTTAAATGAAAACCACGGCGTCCAATGGAAACTTATCCATCAAACCTATCTGGAAAATACAACATGACACAGCCAATTGGCGCTGCAATGGGAACCAACCAAATCTAATCCACCAATCTTTACAAAATGTGTGTCAATACACAGCCTACTAAAGGACCTCTAAACAAATTAGGCAGTTATTGGTGAAAGCCAAAATAGCTACAGTAAGTTTCACTGCAATAGCAACAGAAACAGCATGGCTTGTCTCTGGCCCATCGTGGCATCGTGTAAGCAGTAAACCGCAAGCAATCACCTTCACGGAAAACGTCACAATTAACCTATACAATATCTAGCCTACATATCATCAGAGATGATTATGGAATATCATAGAGTCCTTAATTCAGAAAAATAGCTAATGCTTGTTTCTAGTTATATAAAGAGACTATCCGACAAACACTACTGCGACCACACCAACAAATAGCTTTGAAATGGTACAAGAACCCACTAGAAGCCAAGCTACATCGTTTGCCAGCATCAGCTGACTGCAACagttctttcccttttttttaggAGGATGCCTAAGAGTTACATGAGGAGCCAAGGTACAACAGTACTTCCCAGCACATGTGCATCATGCAAGGATTGCAATGATTTATGAAATCACCAAAGGCAGCGGGATGTGGTTCCCACAAGATGGAGTCTGGACAGACTACAGTTAATATCAGCTGCAGTGAAGATTTGAGTAGTGAGGACCACGTGCAGCAAGAACTTATCTCTTTATCTGTAACCCCACTTGTGGGCTTACTTCAGAGACTCAGACTGCAAGAACTTATCCCTTCATCTCTTACCCTACAGGCAGCTTCTGACCAATTGGACTATTATATTATAACCACCAATTTTGACCAAGAGCTCACACATTCCCAAAAGATACGTCCAAAGAAGGTATCTGGTTGGACTAGAATTAGCTGGGCTTCAGAGAGCTTAATTAACGACACTTAGAACACATTAAACTAATGCTTAGTATAATCTCTGCTGCATAAAGTAGCAACAACAAATAGTTTAATGCCTTGCCTAGATCCAAATAGCCGGGAGCACTAGTTTACTCACCCATACATGAAGCCACAAACAAATAGTTTAATCACCCATACATGAAGCCACAAACAATTAACTTCTGAGAGGACTGTGAAAAGAGCACCGCCTTTACTTGTCACGTGCAAGGCGAGCAATCTCCTAACCACCTCCATGAAAGCTAGTCGATTAGAAGTCTCCTTTCGAGCTCAAACTGACTTGCATACGAGCGACGTTCTCATGCCACCAACAAAACCCAAAATCGCAATCAACGCTTCTTTGCCCCCTTCAAGTAATCACACAGCAAGCAAGTAAAAATCAAAGTCGGTTCCATAAACAGTGCGGTTGGGAGATCATTGCTCAGAACGGAATAGAATTCTCACGATTTCTACTTGAACAGACGGGATTTCTCGTAATCCTTTTCTCACGATTTGTATTTGAAAACCGGAAGGAAACGAAATCAAATCCACCCTACGAGGAGCATCAATTCGCGCCTAAGCCAATAGGCAAACCAGGTACGATTCTGATCATTTCCAACAGAATCCAACTAAAAAAAATGCTAAGGTCCTAATCCAAGCATCCAGAAAAAAACCCGCGCTTCCAAGTTGCAAACCTAAACAGAGAAGTAAAAGGGCAAACCCACGCGGGTGTATATGCACTCACAGAACCAGCCACGTGATCCCTCCCTCACCTTCGGAGATGGCGCTCTGGATCTCGGCGCACTTGACGACGACGTTGTGGTCGTtgagcccctcctcctcctcgatgaGGTAGTCGCTGGGGCCGGTCTTCGCGGCTCCCCCGTCGGCGCGGCCGCGCTCGGGGGTAAGCCGCACCTTGGAGACCAGCACCCACTGCAGCACCGCGAACGCGATGCCCACAGCCGCAGCGACCGGGATGACGACCTGCGTCGCCAGCTCCGGCAGgatcgccgccatcgccggaaGCTGCTCCGACCGCGCTAGGGTTCCTTTTCTCGAAGGCTTTGGCCCCTCCGCAAACCGGAGAGAAACGAGAGTGGtatggggagggaggagaggcgaGCAGAGTCGCGGCCGGGCCTTATAAGGAAGGGAAAACGAGCGGGCGGAGCAGAGCAGCGAGGTGTGTGTGTGACTTGTGAGGCGAGTGACTGCTAGGTGGGAGAAGGGTATTCTCGGGCTTTCAGTTTCTCAAATTATTTTATAGGGAAAGTCTCAAAACACTTTTGGGGGAAATTTCTCAAGTTATCATGAAATACGATGGGTTCTTTTATGTTTATTCGGTTTAACAAATTATAAAATCTAAAATAGTATTTTAGCCGACTTCAACCCTTGATTTCATTTAGGTTCGAAGGAAGGTCTTTCTCTAGCAGTGGCAACCGACATGGAAGCAGTGACAAAGCAGGTGCCGGCTAGAATAgcgtaagggggtgtttgggaggaggaggctaaactttagccctatcacatcggatgttcgatactaattagaaggattaaacataaactcattacaaaactaattgcagaacccctaggctaaatcgcgagacgaatctattaaacctaattaatccatcattagtgaatggttactgtagcaccacattgtcaaattatggactaattaggcttaatagattcgtctcgcgatttaacctagggatggtgcaattaattttataattagtctagatttaatactcctaaattttagcctcCTCCTTCCAAACCCCCATGAGGAGGGCCGCCGAATAGGCGATGCAGCGCAATAGCGGCGCTAGGCATCGAGATTCGAGAAGCGCACAAACCCAATGCCGTGTCAAGAATGTGGTTAAGAAGCACAAAAGTGAAATGTTGAATGAAGCATTGCGGTACCGTGGAGCCGCAGCAGGAGAAAAACGATACGAACCCGACGTATTCTTGATGTGTAGAAGAAGACATGTGAAAAAACGAAACCTTTGATGGTACTATGAATCGACATATTCTTGGTTGTCGCATTAGAACCGCACCTCGCAGTCCAACGTTCCAAATACAAAATCACAATTCAGCAAAAATCCGAATAGGCTCGTGTGAATGATCTTTTAAAGAATCTCCTTCGCCGCCGTTGACAGCTAGTAGCTCGTGATCTCACTGCACGCCAGCTCCATTAAAACGGGCATTAAAGAAAAAGACGCTGACGTACCAAAAGGGCAAAAGCCGGTTGTATCGGGGGGTGGCGGGTGGCGTGCCGCCGCTCACCTCTTCCGATCCTTTTTCCCGGGCGAACGTACGTACGCGGCACAAACAGCCATGGTCATCCTGTCTGTCTGCCTCGCTCCCCCAACAACTCCCTAACGACGTAGCCACGTAGACACGTAGGGTTATGATGGCGCGGCG
Proteins encoded in this window:
- the LOC117847910 gene encoding pyrophosphate-energized vacuolar membrane proton pump isoform X1; this encodes MGATSFLFTEYKYVGLFMGIFAILIFLFLGSVEGFSTKSQPCHYSKDKICKPALANAIFSTIAFVLGAVTSLVSGFLGMKIATYANARTTLEARKGVGKAFITAFRSGAVMGFLLAASGLLVLYIAINLFGIYYGDDWEGLFEAITGYGLGGSSMALFGRVGGGIYTKAADVGADLVGKVERNIPEDDPRNPAVIADNVGDNVGDIAGMGSDLFGSYAESSCAALVVASISSFGINHEFTPMVYPLLVSSVGIIACLITTLFATDFFEIKAVNEIEPALKKQLIISTVVMTIGIALISWLGLPYTFTIFNFGVQKTVQSWQLFLCVAVGLWAGLVIGFVTEYYTSNAYSPVQDVADSCRTGAATNVIFGLALGYKSVIIPIFAIAFSIFLSFSLAAMYGVAVAALGMLSTIATGLAIDAYGPISDNAGGIAEMAGMSHRIRERTDALDAAGNTTAAIGKGFAIGSAALVSLALFGAFVSRAAISTVDVLSPKVFIGLIVGAMLPYWFSAMTMKSVGSAALKMVEEVRRQFNTIPGLMEGTTKPDYATCVKISTDASIKEMIPPGALVMLTPLIVGILFGVETLSGVLAGALVSGVQIAISASNTGGAWDNAKKYIEAGVSEHARTLGPKGSDPHKAAVIGDTIGDPLKDTSGPSLNILIKLMAVESLVFAPFFATHGGILFKWL
- the LOC117847910 gene encoding pyrophosphate-energized vacuolar membrane proton pump isoform X2, which translates into the protein MAAILPELATQVVIPVAAAVGIAFAVLQWVLVSKVRLTPERGRADGGAAKTGPSDYLIEEEEGLNDHNVVVKCAEIQSAISEGATSFLFTEYKYVGLFMGIFAILIFLFLGSVEGFSTKSQPCHYSKDKICKPALANAIFSTIAFVLGAVTSLVSGFLGMKIATYANARTTLEARKGVGKAFITAFRSGAVMGFLLAASGLLVLYIAINLFGIYYGDDWEGLFEAITGYGLGGSSMALFGRVGGGIYTKAADVGADLVGKVERNIPEDDPRNPAVIADNVGDNVGDIAGMGSDLFGSYAESSCAALVVASISSFGINHEFTPMVYPLLVSSVGIIACLITTLFATDFFEIKAVNEIEPALKKQLIISTVVMTIGIALISWLGLPYTFTIFNFGVQKTVQSWQLFLCVAVGLWAGLVIGFVTEYYTSNAYSPVQDVADSCRTGAATNVIFGLALGYKSVIIPIFAIAFSIFLSFSLAAMYGVAVAALGMLSTIATGLAIDAYGPISDNAGGIAEMAGMSHRIRERTDALDAAGNTTAAIGKGFAIGSAALVSLALFGAFVSRAAISTVDVLSPKVFIGLIVGAMLPYWFSAMTMKSVGSAALKMVEEVRRQFNTIPGLMEGTTKPDYATCVKISTDASIKEMIPPGALVMLTPLIVGILFGVETLSGVLAGALVSGVQIAISASNTGGAWDNAKKYIEAGVSEHARTLGPKGSDPHKAAVIGDTIGDPLKDTSGPSLNILIKLMAVESLVFAPFFATHGGILFKWL